The Spirosoma foliorum genome has a window encoding:
- a CDS encoding ArdC family protein, which produces MTITKKSISTHTRKEPLLTHSTATQKDIYARVTDKILSDLENGNLTWRKPWNADYLASQVTRPLRWNGVPYGGINILMLWGTAVEQDYTSPYWMTFKQAIELKASVRKGEKGTQIVYADKIVKEEENAKGETVINQIPFLKPYTVFNAAQIDGLGESFYKTPEPLIANPQHRIQQLETFFAQTKAEIYTGREASYIQSRDRIQMPPFESFDRVTGYYAVLAHELTHWTKHPTRLNRDLGRKHYGDEGYAKEELVAELGACFLAADLGFEPMPEAHHSAYLQSWLQVLKDDKRFIVSAASQAQKAVEYIHTLQHP; this is translated from the coding sequence ATGACCATTACCAAAAAATCTATTTCAACCCATACCAGAAAGGAACCTCTTTTGACCCATTCAACCGCAACGCAAAAGGATATCTACGCTCGTGTAACCGATAAAATTCTGTCCGATCTGGAAAACGGGAATCTCACCTGGCGGAAACCCTGGAACGCCGATTATCTGGCCAGCCAGGTCACACGCCCGCTCCGCTGGAACGGTGTTCCCTATGGCGGCATCAACATCCTGATGCTCTGGGGAACGGCTGTCGAGCAGGACTATACATCGCCCTACTGGATGACCTTTAAACAGGCCATTGAATTGAAAGCTTCTGTACGTAAGGGAGAGAAAGGCACCCAGATCGTTTATGCCGACAAAATTGTCAAGGAAGAGGAAAACGCCAAAGGCGAAACAGTCATCAATCAAATCCCGTTTCTCAAACCCTATACCGTTTTCAATGCCGCGCAGATTGATGGATTAGGGGAGAGTTTTTACAAAACGCCTGAACCCCTAATTGCCAATCCGCAGCATCGCATACAGCAGTTGGAAACGTTCTTCGCCCAGACCAAGGCGGAGATTTATACCGGGCGCGAAGCAAGTTATATACAGAGTAGAGATCGCATTCAGATGCCCCCGTTTGAAAGCTTTGACCGCGTGACAGGCTATTACGCCGTTCTGGCCCATGAGCTGACCCACTGGACGAAACACCCCACCCGCCTGAACCGTGATCTAGGTCGTAAACACTACGGTGACGAAGGCTACGCCAAAGAAGAATTAGTCGCCGAACTCGGAGCCTGCTTTCTGGCTGCTGACCTGGGCTTTGAGCCGATGCCGGAAGCGCATCATTCGGCCTATCTTCAATCCTGGCTCCAGGTGCTCAAAGATGACAAACGCTTTATTGTCTCAGCCGCATCCCAGGCCCAGAAAGCCGTTGAGTATATCCACACCTTACAACACCCTTGA
- a CDS encoding helix-turn-helix domain-containing protein — protein MPNRNPPEPLLDRKSAAKYLRVSPGTLAVWDCTKRYDDLKPIKIGRAVRYRRSDLDKFIEQRLCR, from the coding sequence ATGCCCAATAGAAATCCTCCAGAACCGCTACTGGATAGAAAGAGCGCGGCTAAATACCTTCGTGTCTCCCCTGGTACACTGGCCGTCTGGGATTGCACAAAGCGTTATGATGACCTCAAGCCAATCAAGATAGGTCGTGCCGTGCGGTATCGCCGTTCTGATTTAGATAAGTTTATCGAACAGCGACTCTGCCGGTAA
- a CDS encoding JAB domain-containing protein, with translation MDQHTLQSLFRVNEVEIIYRNKIPYQDRIQIKKSATAYEILLHAWDENRMELIEQFKILLLDQKNNCLGISDISTGGMNACLADPKVIFATALKGKATSIILAHNHPSGNLQPSDSDKALTRKLKEGGKLLDIAVLDHLIITPQNYISFADEGLMPG, from the coding sequence ATGGATCAACACACGCTGCAATCCCTCTTCAGGGTCAATGAAGTGGAAATCATCTACCGCAATAAAATTCCGTATCAGGATCGCATTCAGATTAAAAAGTCGGCAACGGCGTATGAAATCCTGCTCCATGCGTGGGATGAAAATCGCATGGAACTGATCGAACAGTTTAAAATTCTGCTGCTCGATCAGAAAAATAACTGTCTTGGCATTTCGGATATTTCGACGGGCGGCATGAATGCGTGTCTAGCCGATCCTAAAGTTATTTTTGCGACGGCCTTAAAAGGCAAGGCGACCAGTATCATTCTGGCACATAACCACCCGAGTGGTAATTTACAGCCTAGCGATAGTGATAAGGCGCTGACCCGTAAGCTTAAAGAGGGTGGCAAACTGCTTGATATTGCCGTCCTCGATCATTTGATCATCACGCCACAGAACTACATCTCGTTTGCAGATGAGGGTCTGATGCCGGGTTGA
- a CDS encoding toprim domain-containing protein — translation MNIDHAKATPIVEILSRLHIEAKRINEAKMRYLSPLRKEKTPSFDVNPITNCWYDHGEGVGGNAVDFACAYLKANREDYTVSDALRWLKNMGVGPYEFTPLQVERDGKKSQSLILKSKKPIQHLGLIHYLQKRGIPLAIAQQYFLEIHVRNKNTRKSFYALGFPNEEGGYELRNPFFKGSLGPKAISFIRGREPKPEGVHLFEGGMDYLSAIAKLNGKRFKDDTIILHSVSCLKQVIPYIQNYGYRTAYSWMDNDPAGEKATIALNEFFKTQADLVHKPMNRIYAQHKDVNAWHMHQLNLTL, via the coding sequence ATGAACATAGATCATGCGAAAGCGACACCTATTGTCGAAATTCTGAGCCGCCTACACATTGAAGCCAAGCGCATTAACGAAGCGAAAATGCGGTATCTGTCACCACTTCGAAAAGAGAAAACACCTAGTTTTGACGTCAACCCGATCACCAATTGCTGGTATGATCATGGTGAAGGGGTTGGTGGTAACGCGGTTGATTTTGCCTGCGCCTATCTCAAAGCCAACCGTGAAGATTATACCGTATCCGACGCTTTGCGCTGGCTCAAAAATATGGGAGTGGGGCCCTATGAATTTACGCCCCTTCAAGTAGAACGAGATGGTAAGAAGAGCCAATCCCTAATTCTAAAATCGAAAAAGCCGATCCAACACCTGGGTTTGATCCATTATCTGCAAAAGCGCGGTATTCCTCTGGCTATTGCACAACAATACTTCCTAGAAATCCACGTGCGTAACAAGAATACAAGGAAAAGCTTTTATGCCCTTGGTTTTCCGAACGAAGAGGGCGGGTATGAGCTGCGTAACCCGTTCTTTAAAGGATCGCTAGGCCCCAAAGCCATTTCCTTTATTCGTGGCCGCGAACCCAAGCCGGAGGGTGTCCATCTTTTTGAAGGCGGTATGGATTACCTGTCGGCCATTGCAAAGTTGAATGGGAAACGCTTCAAAGATGATACGATTATTCTCCATTCAGTTTCCTGTTTGAAACAGGTCATTCCCTACATCCAGAATTACGGATATCGCACCGCCTATAGCTGGATGGATAATGATCCGGCAGGCGAAAAAGCCACGATTGCTTTGAATGAATTTTTCAAAACTCAGGCGGATCTTGTCCATAAGCCGATGAACAGGATTTATGCCCAGCATAAGGATGTCAATGCGTGGCATATGCACCAACTCAATCTGACTTTGTGA
- a CDS encoding helix-turn-helix transcriptional regulator: protein MDDLSTSSTKLLGFLRLEQVLQLIPVSKATWWNGCKSGQFPKPYKLAPRITAWKMSDIQDCMNNFQCS, encoded by the coding sequence ATGGACGATTTATCAACATCCTCTACCAAACTTTTAGGATTTCTCCGACTGGAACAGGTTTTGCAGTTAATACCGGTTAGCAAAGCAACGTGGTGGAATGGTTGCAAGTCAGGCCAGTTTCCTAAACCTTATAAACTGGCACCACGAATTACTGCCTGGAAGATGAGCGATATTCAAGATTGCATGAATAATTTTCAATGTAGCTGA